Proteins found in one Synechococcus sp. LA31 genomic segment:
- a CDS encoding sodium-dependent bicarbonate transport family permease — protein sequence MDTSLILQNLLTPPVLFFFLGVFAVVLGSDLEIPAPLPKLFSLYLLLAIGFKGGLELQQSGLSETVLLTIGAAMAMSMLVPLYGFALLRLKVDGFNAAAIAATYGSISAVTFITAESFLDTLGLDHDGFMVAALALMESPAIIVGLLLVKLATPTSKTDAETMRWGAVLKESFLNGSVYLLVGSLLVGVLTAANSPQGAEKMLPFTDKLFYGALSFFLLDMGIVAAQRLRDLKQAGAFLIGFALLMPLVNALLGAFIARGLQLGQGNGLLFVVLCASASYIAVPAAMRMTVPEANPSFYISTALGVTFPFNISVGIPLYMALVNRLQP from the coding sequence TTGGACACCAGCCTGATCCTGCAAAACCTGCTCACACCGCCGGTTCTGTTTTTCTTCCTGGGGGTCTTCGCGGTCGTCCTGGGTTCCGACCTGGAGATCCCAGCACCGCTGCCAAAGCTGTTCTCGCTGTATCTACTTCTGGCGATTGGCTTCAAGGGCGGCCTTGAGCTCCAGCAGTCAGGCCTCAGCGAAACGGTGCTGCTCACCATCGGGGCAGCCATGGCCATGTCGATGCTGGTGCCGCTCTACGGCTTTGCGCTGCTGCGGCTGAAGGTGGATGGCTTCAATGCCGCCGCCATCGCCGCCACCTACGGCTCGATCAGTGCGGTGACTTTCATCACCGCCGAAAGCTTCCTCGACACTCTCGGCCTCGACCACGACGGCTTCATGGTGGCGGCACTGGCCCTGATGGAATCGCCAGCCATCATCGTGGGATTGCTGCTGGTGAAGCTGGCAACGCCGACCAGCAAGACAGACGCGGAGACCATGCGCTGGGGCGCAGTGCTCAAAGAATCCTTCCTCAACGGATCGGTGTATCTGCTGGTGGGCAGCTTGCTGGTGGGTGTGCTCACCGCAGCCAACAGTCCCCAGGGCGCCGAAAAAATGCTCCCCTTCACCGACAAGCTGTTTTATGGCGCCCTGAGCTTCTTCCTGCTCGACATGGGCATCGTGGCGGCTCAGCGGTTGCGGGATCTCAAACAAGCAGGGGCCTTTCTGATTGGCTTCGCGTTGTTGATGCCGCTCGTTAACGCGCTGCTTGGAGCTTTCATCGCCAGGGGTCTGCAGCTGGGCCAAGGCAATGGGCTTTTGTTCGTGGTGCTTTGCGCTAGCGCGTCTTACATCGCTGTTCCAGCAGCCATGCGGATGACGGTGCCCGAAGCCAATCCAAGCTTCTACATCTCGACGGCCCTGGGGGTGACCTTCCCTTTCAACATTTCCGTAGGGATTCCCCTGTACATGGCCCTGGTGAATCGGTTGCAGCCATGA
- a CDS encoding BMC domain-containing protein, which produces MGFRGSGTPLDELHPSAASCVITTDSEARLVSQASAVESIELRTYVFLDSLQPQLAAYMGTVSQGFLPIPGDACLWLEVSPGMAVHRVTDIALKASTVRLGQMVVERAFGSLALYHRDQSNVLHSGDVVLEAIGSSVEQRTRCSVTWTEVIRAITPDHAVLINRQNRRGSMIQAGMSMYILETEPAGYVLLAANEAEKASNITVVDVKAVGAFGRLTLAGWEGDVNEAAAAAMRSVEQINRRSR; this is translated from the coding sequence GTGGGTTTCAGGGGCAGCGGCACGCCGCTGGATGAACTGCACCCCTCGGCTGCCAGCTGCGTGATCACCACCGATAGCGAGGCCCGGCTGGTGAGCCAGGCCAGCGCGGTGGAATCGATTGAGCTGCGCACCTACGTTTTTCTTGATTCCCTGCAGCCGCAGCTGGCGGCCTACATGGGAACCGTGAGCCAGGGCTTTTTGCCGATCCCAGGCGATGCCTGCCTGTGGCTCGAGGTATCCCCAGGCATGGCCGTCCACAGGGTCACAGATATCGCCCTGAAGGCGAGCACTGTGCGGCTTGGCCAAATGGTGGTGGAGCGGGCGTTTGGCTCGCTGGCGCTCTACCACCGTGATCAGAGCAACGTGCTCCATTCCGGTGATGTGGTGCTGGAAGCCATCGGCAGCAGCGTGGAGCAGCGCACCCGTTGCAGCGTGACCTGGACCGAAGTGATTCGAGCCATCACACCCGACCACGCTGTGCTGATCAACCGTCAGAACCGCCGCGGTTCGATGATTCAAGCTGGGATGAGCATGTACATCCTGGAAACCGAGCCCGCGGGCTACGTGCTGCTGGCGGCCAACGAAGCGGAGAAAGCGAGCAACATCACCGTTGTGGATGTGAAAGCGGTGGGGGCTTTTGGGCGCCTCACCCTGGCGGGGTGGGAAGGGGATGTGAACGAAGCAGCCGCGGCGGCCATGCGCTCGGTGGAGCAGATCAACCGCCGCTCCCGCTAG
- the rdgB gene encoding RdgB/HAM1 family non-canonical purine NTP pyrophosphatase codes for MRSSSIRPRLVIASGNASKVAEISAMLDAVGLDVLQQPDGLEIEETGSTYLENARLKACSVARLTGAWALADDSGLEVDALGGAPGLYSARYAPTDHERVHRLLKELGETPYRSASFNSAMALADPNGDAVLEAQGICRGEILTAPDGHGAGYDPIFWVREAGMTYARMGQHLKNKLGSRGKAARTLAPDLKRLLGIG; via the coding sequence ATGCGCTCCTCTTCGATCCGGCCGCGGCTGGTGATCGCCAGCGGCAATGCCAGCAAGGTTGCTGAGATCAGCGCCATGCTCGACGCGGTAGGCCTGGATGTGCTTCAGCAGCCCGATGGCCTTGAGATTGAGGAAACCGGCAGCACGTATCTGGAAAACGCCCGCTTGAAGGCCTGCTCAGTGGCCCGCCTCACCGGCGCCTGGGCCTTGGCCGATGATTCGGGCCTGGAGGTTGATGCATTGGGTGGCGCTCCAGGGCTCTACTCAGCCCGCTACGCCCCCACGGATCACGAGCGCGTCCATCGCCTCTTGAAGGAGCTGGGAGAGACCCCCTATCGCAGCGCCAGCTTCAATAGCGCCATGGCCTTGGCTGATCCCAATGGTGATGCCGTGCTGGAGGCCCAGGGCATCTGTCGCGGAGAAATCCTCACGGCACCAGATGGTCACGGAGCTGGCTACGACCCGATTTTCTGGGTGCGTGAAGCGGGAATGACCTATGCCCGCATGGGGCAGCACCTCAAGAACAAGCTGGGTTCCCGTGGCAAAGCAGCCCGCACCCTGGCCCCTGATCTCAAGCGCTTGCTGGGGATCGGCTGA